A window of the Zerene cesonia ecotype Mississippi chromosome 12, Zerene_cesonia_1.1, whole genome shotgun sequence genome harbors these coding sequences:
- the LOC119830733 gene encoding cytochrome c oxidase assembly protein COX19, which yields MSTAMTFGQKQFIPTPPEKGSFPLDHEGVCKKSMLRYLNCLNDNDSNNSLCRSEAKEYLACRMENNLMAKEKWSKLGFPESNNQLEEEKK from the coding sequence ATGTCGACTGCTATGACCTTTggacaaaaacaatttataccaACCCCACCAGAAAAAGGAAGTTTTCCACTTGATCATGAAGGCGTTTGTAAGAAAAGCATGCTGAGGTATCTTAATTGTTTAAACGACAATGATAGTAACAATTCCTTATGTCGCTCCGAGGCTAAAGAATATTTGGCATGCAGAATGGAAAATAACTTAATGGCAAAAGAAAAATGGTCAAAGTTAGGATTTCCTGAAAGCAACAACCAATTAGAAGAAGAGAAGAAATAA